The Flavobacterium sp. K5-23 genome segment TTTCTAAACAATCAGCGACAAAAGCAGGGGTTACAACAGCTAATTTCTTGATTCCCTTTTCAGGCATTTTATTCACTTCCACATCCGTGTAAGGTTCAAGCCATTTGTCACCCGCTAAACGCGATTGAAAAGTTTGACTGTATTTTCCTTCTGGAATACCAAGTTCTTTAATTACTAATCTTGTAGTTTCATAACACTGGTGACGGTAACAAAATTCATGCGCTGGCGAAGGAGTGTTGCAACACGATCCGTCAATTTTACAATGTGATTTTGTAATGTCGGTCTTGCGAATGTGACGTTCCGGCAAGCCGTGATAGGAGAACAATAAGTGATCGTATTCAATGTTTTCTAGATGATTTTTAATGGAATCAGATAGGTTTTTTATATAATCAGGTTTGTTGTAGAATGCAGGAACGGAAGAGAATTTCATATTAGGAAAATATTCTTTTCTAATTTCTTCTGCTTTTTCTAAAACCGTAACAGTCGATGACATCGCGTGATGAGGATACAATGGAAAAAGCAATACTTCAGTTACTCCCTTATCAGCTAATTCTTTTAACCCAGAATGGATATTAGGATTTCCGTATCGCATTGATAAAGCCATTGGCACTTTTACCTGAGGTATAACTTTATCAAACATTCTTCTGGATAAAACCACTAAAGGAGATCCTTCTTCCCACCATATTTTTGCATAAGCTTCGGCTGATTTTGCAGGTCTTTTTCTAAGGATAATTCCTCTTACAAGTAATGCTCTTAATAGAAAGGGAACGTCAATTACGTATTTATCCATTAAAAATTCATCTAAATAGGGCTTTACATCTTTAGCTGTTGGACTTTCCGGGGAACCTAGATTTACTAATAATACACCTTTCATTTTATATGTTTTTGTTTCGTAAAAGTAACTAAACTTACTTTTTTATAAATTTGGATTAACTATTTTTTATTGATTGTAATATAGAAAATCAATCTTGATTATGTTGTAGGATTGATTGACATCAAATATTTTTTGGGCGTGGTTGCAAATTTCTTTTTGAAAGCAGCTATGAAATGACTTCCTGTGCTGTAACCTATTTTCAGTCCTACTTCATTTACGTTATAGGAACCGCTGTCTAATAGTTTTCGGGCAAAATCCATTTTGTAGTCAAACAGAAAGCCGTAAACCGTGTCGCCGTATATTTGCTTGAAACCCATCTTTAGTTTCTTTAGATTCAATCCTACCTGATCTGCGAGTTCCTGTAGTCCTGGTGGCTCGACCATATTGGCAATGATGATTTCCTTTGCCTTTCTTATTTTTAGCACATTGTCTTCGTCAGTTAGAAACGGACATTGTTCTGCATTGGGATCTTCTGTCCTATTAAAATACAAACTTAATAATTCGTACCCTTTTCCTTTATAATACAAGTTTTTAATGGAAGGATGTAAACTGTAATGAAACAACTGACTTAATACAATCGCCATTGACGGACTCACATTTCCTTCATTGTAATATTTCTTGTCTTTGTTTTCCCCGCTTAAAAAAGTGATGTAATCCGCTTCTGTTGAAAATAAGGCGTGGAATTTTTTGATGGAAATGATTACCGATATCACCCATGAATTAGGAGCCAACTCTAAATTTAAAGGCAATTCCTTCTGGGGATTGTACAGTAGCAAGGATTTCTCCTCTTTAAGTTCCAATGCGTAATTCCCTTGATTGAAAATAAATTTAGCACTTCCTTTCAGTCCAAAGTGAAACTGAATCAGTCCGCTGCTTACTTCACGCTGTGCATGAAATACCTCAGTGCCGTCATTTAGAAAACGTATTAATGTAAAATCATCTTCAATTTTTATAATTTCTTGAGAACCCATAGCGACATTTTTAAATTAAAAATATGACAATTATCAGTATTTATTATTTAGAGTCACTCTAAACAAACCAGCTCAAACACCCTGATAATAGAGCAAAAATAGTGTTTTTTAGATAAAAATAGCTGTTTAGGAACAAAAATACATGTAGCGA includes the following:
- a CDS encoding AraC family transcriptional regulator — its product is MGSQEIIKIEDDFTLIRFLNDGTEVFHAQREVSSGLIQFHFGLKGSAKFIFNQGNYALELKEEKSLLLYNPQKELPLNLELAPNSWVISVIISIKKFHALFSTEADYITFLSGENKDKKYYNEGNVSPSMAIVLSQLFHYSLHPSIKNLYYKGKGYELLSLYFNRTEDPNAEQCPFLTDEDNVLKIRKAKEIIIANMVEPPGLQELADQVGLNLKKLKMGFKQIYGDTVYGFLFDYKMDFARKLLDSGSYNVNEVGLKIGYSTGSHFIAAFKKKFATTPKKYLMSINPTT
- the hemH gene encoding ferrochelatase, with the protein product MKGVLLVNLGSPESPTAKDVKPYLDEFLMDKYVIDVPFLLRALLVRGIILRKRPAKSAEAYAKIWWEEGSPLVVLSRRMFDKVIPQVKVPMALSMRYGNPNIHSGLKELADKGVTEVLLFPLYPHHAMSSTVTVLEKAEEIRKEYFPNMKFSSVPAFYNKPDYIKNLSDSIKNHLENIEYDHLLFSYHGLPERHIRKTDITKSHCKIDGSCCNTPSPAHEFCYRHQCYETTRLVIKELGIPEGKYSQTFQSRLAGDKWLEPYTDVEVNKMPEKGIKKLAVVTPAFVADCLETLEEIAMEANHEFKAHGGEEFTAVPCLNDSDDWCKTVSNWINEWASAK